The Blattabacterium sp. (Blatta orientalis) str. Tarazona genome contains the following window.
TTTTCTTATTTTAATCAATAAAATAGATAAAATTGGAATAGAATGTGATGAAAAAATATTATATGAGACAATCAATTATTGGCATAGAATTTTTCCTCATTCAGAAATATTACCAATATCTGCATTGAAAAACATAAATCAAGATTTATTAATGGATAAGATTTTAGGTTTATTATCGGAACATCCTCCTTATTACCCTAAGGGGTTCTTGAGTGATAGATCAAAACGATTTTTTGTGAATGAAATAATTAGGGAAAAAATATTTCTTCTTTATAAAAAAGAAATTCCTTATTCTGTAGAAATTTTCACAGAAACATTTAAGGAAAATGAAATGTTTCTACATATATTTTCTTCTATATATGTAGAAAAAAACTCTCAAAAAGGTATTCTAATTGGAAAAAAAGGGAATTATATAAATAAGTTAGGAGCTTTATCTATAAAAGGAATAGAAAAATTTTTTAAGAAAAAGGTCTGGCTAAAATTAAATGTGAAAATATGCAAAAATTGGCGTTCAGATTACAAAATCTTAAAAAAATTTGGATATTAAATTCATTCAACTTTTATAATAAAAAAGTTTTTTTTCCAAATTGAAATAAGATATATTTTTTTCCTATTAAGTTTTCTTTATGAATAAGAATATTTTTTTTGATGAGTTTTTTGTTGATAGAAATGGAATTTAAATTCAAAGCACGATTTGCTTCACTTTTGGAAGCAAAAAGACTGCTTTTTTTCAAAATGTCTAATAAAAAAACTCCTTTTTCAAATTCTTTATAAGGGAGTTTCATATGTGGAATATTCTCATATATAGAAAAAAATATTTTTTCATCTAAAGAAAGTAATAGTTCGTTGATATATTTTTTTCCAAATAAAACATGCGATATTTTAACTACTTCTTCATAAGCCTTTTTTCCATGAACCCATTGAGTGATTTCTTCCGCTACTCTTTTTTGTAAAAATCTTTTTTCAGGATTTTTTCTATGTTTTAAAATAAAAGATTCTATTTTTTCTTTTGAAAAAAAAGTATAAATTTTAATAAATTTTTCAATTTCTTTATCTGAAACATTCATCCAAAATTGATAAAATTTGTATGGAGTAGTACGTTTTCTATCTAACCAGATATTTTCTCCTTTTTCACTTTTTCCAAACTTTATTCCATCAGATTTTGTAACCAAAGGAAATGTTATTCCATATGCTTTTTTTCCTGTAATTTTTCTAATAAGCTCTATTCCAGTAGTTATATTTCCCCATTGATCGGATCCACCTATTTGCAGTAGACAGTCTTTTTCTTTGTTTAAATAAAGAAAATCATATCCTTGTATAAGAGAATAAGAAAATTCCGTAAAAGACATTCCGTTATTCTTATTGTTATCAATCCTCTTTTTTACAGAATCTTTAGACATCATGTAATTTATAGGAAAGTGTTTTCCTACATTCCGTAGAAAATCTAAAAGGGATATGTTTTTTATCCAACTAAAATTGTTTAATAATTCTGTCTTTTCTGAATAAAAATCTAGCAATTTAGATAGTTGTTTTTTTATAGATTCTGTATTTTTTTGTAAAGTTTCTAGACTTAAAAAAATTCTTTGATCTTTTTTTTCTGACGGATCTCCTATAAGACCTGTAGCTCCTCCAATTAACGCTATGGATTTATGTCCAAGTTTTTGAAAATGTATCAATATAATAACAGGAAGTAAGCTCCCTAAGTGTAAAGAATCTGAGGTAGGATCAAAACCTATATATATAGTCGTACGCTTTTTTAATTGTTTTTCTACACCAGGAACCTTATTTTGTATTAATCCTCTCCAGGAGAGTTCATCAATAATGTTTTTCATGTGAAAAATTAATAAATAACATTATTTTATTTAGGTTTTGTACAGTTCAACGAATTTTTCCATGATGATTAAAAAAATTATACTTTATAATCTTTTAACTGTTTTTTTTGCTTGCATTCATATAGTTAGTAATTTTCTTCTTTTTGAAAAAGATTTATCTTTGTTAAAAATATATATTTTTTTATTGCCTTTCAGTAGTTTTTTTTTCTTTTTTTCGTTGTTCACAATAAATAAAAAACCCAATGTAGCTGTATTTGTTTATATTATAGGTGGAATTATAAAGTTTTTTTTTAGTATTTGTGTATTTTTTTATTTCATCCTGGAATATTTGAATATCTTTAAGACCCTTTTGGATTTCGTTTTTTCATATTTTATGATTCTTTTTTTAGAACTTTTTTCTTAATGAAGGAAATAAACTAACAATGGTTTTTTATAAATTTTTCTTTTATAATCATCTCCACAGATTTATTTTCTATTTTAGAAGTTAACCAAGAAATAATATCTAAATACAAAAAAGTTCTTTTTTCATAAGGATGATCAGAATATTTCAGGAGTCTTTCTCTCAATTTTTTGAATTGTCCTTTAATTTGATGTGGGTATACATTGCCTAAATTTTTAAAAAAATGGATAATTTTTTTTTTTACGATGTACCAATCATCCATTTGAATAAAAAATTTATATGCGGATTGAATTTTTTTATCCATATTTTCATCTAATCCACTTTCGTAACAAGCGATTATATGTAGAAGTCTGGCAAAACATTGTAAATCTTGTCGTATATTTTTTTCTTGATTTTCCATAATTTTTAATAAATATAAAATAGTATTTTTATTATCTCCACTCCCAAAATACAAACAAGCAATTTTATAATAAAGAACCATGATATAATGAGAATCCAAACGATTATAAATTTTATTAAAATCTTTTAATAATGGAGGAATCACTTTTTTCACTCCTTCTGAAAAGGTTCCTTCCATATAATGTTTATTAATACGATTAGTATATTTATACATGAAAATTAATATTCTAGTATTTCCATTTAAAATTATTTTCTCATTTTGAACTTCCTTTTCAAACTGTTCTAAAACTTTAGTGAATTTAGAATAGTGATTTAAATAAAATAAAGTATCTAACAAATAATGATATCCTTTCAGATAGCTTACAGGAGCTATTTTTTTTGCTTTTTTATGATTTTGAAACAATTCCACCCATTTACAAGATGATCTATAACACATGATAAAATCCTGTCTAATATAATGATACCAAACTTGAGCTTGATATAAAAATAATTTTTCATAAAAACTAAGTTTTTCGATATCAAATTTTGGAAGGTTAGTACGAAAGTAGGTTTCTATAAATATTTTATCTTTTTCATTTCTTACGTATCCAACTTTTAAATATAATCCATATAATTCCAAGGAAAGACTGGATAGAGCGTCATGACATTGAACTCGTTCAATTAGTTCTTTGGATTCTACAGATAATTCTCCAGATCTAGAATAAAGACTTCTAGTTATGTGTTGAGATTCTATCATTTTTTCAAATTCAACTAATTCTAAAAGAATGGTATTAGATTCATAACATCTAGCAATGATTTTTGCTTTTCCTAAAAATTTTAAACTTTGTATATACAACCCTTTGTTGTATAAAATTTTAGAAAAATCTAAATATTCACGTATTTGTAGATCGTAGTTTTCTTCAGTATGTTGTAATCGGAGACTAATTAAAATTTGCTTGTATAAATGGGCTTTCATATTGGATAATTGTATTTTGCTTATAGGGGTGTTTTCCAAAATTTTTTTTTCATTATAACAATGTATTTTACTCATAATTTCAAATAGTTTTATAAATTTTGCATTTTTATTTCGTTTTATACGACCTGCATAAAGTTTAAAATTTATTTTTTCTGATTTTGATAAAGACTGAATCAATAGAAAAAGATGATCTAATTTATTATGATTTGACATTGTAATTATATTTTTTTATTTGTTTTGATTGACAATAAAATATAAAATAGTTTTATCAATTAGATATTGTAAATATGTAAATTATTTGATATGATTTTCTTTTTGGAAAAAATAGTTTTGGAATTATCAAATAATCTAATGAGTATGGAAAAGAAAAGAATACAAATTTTTGACACAACACTGCGTGATGGAGAACAAGTTCCAGGATGTAAATTAAATACTAAAGAAAAAGTAAGGATAGCTAAACAATTAGAAGCTTTGGGTGTTGATGTTATTGAAGCTGGATTTCCCACTTCTAGTCCAGGAGATTATAAATCTGTACAAGAGATTTGTAAATCTATTTCAAAACCCATTATTTGTGCATTGTCTAGAGCCATAGAAAAAGATATAGAAATAGCTGGTAACGCTTTAAAAGATGCAAAAATGGCTAGAATACATACTGGAATCGGAACTTCTGATTGTCATATTCGTTATAAATTTAATAGTACTCCAGAAAAAATTATAGAAAAAGCAAAACTTTCGGTTCAATACGCAAAAAAATTCGTGGAAGATGTAGAATTTTATGCAGAAGATGCAGGACGTACCAATAATGAATTTTTGGCAAAAGTTTGTGAAACAGTTATAAAATATGGCGCAACGGTAATTAATATTCCAGACACTACAGGTTATTGTTTACCGGAGGAATATGGAAGAAAAATTCGTTTTTTGAAAGAAAATGTTAAAGGAATTCATAAAATTATATTGTCTACTCATTGTCATAATGATCTGGGATTGGCTACAGCTAATTCTTTATCTGGAATTATGAATGGGGCTCAACAAGTAGAATGCACCATTAATGGGATTGGGGAAAGAGCTGGGAATACCTCATTAGAAGAAATAGTAATGATCATTAGACAAAATTCTCATTTAAATTTATTTACAAATATAAAAACAAAACTTATTTCTGAAACCAGTTATTTAGTGTCTGAATGTACGGGAATGAAAGTTCAGGCTAATAAAGCGATTGTAGGAGTCAATGCCTTTTCTCATTCATCAGGAATTCATCAAGATGGTATAATAAAAAAGAGAGAAACTTATGAAATTATCAATCCAGAAGATGTTGGAATTGATCAATCTTCAATTATTTTAACAGCTAGGAGTGGAAGGGCGGCTTTAGCTTATCGTTATAAAAAATTGGGATATTCTTTAAATAAAAATTCTTTGGATTTAGTTTATTCTATTTTTCTGAGTTATGCAGATAGAAAAAAAGAAATTGCAGATAAAGAATTAAAGATTATTTTAGAAAAAGCGAATATTAAGAAAAAACGCATGTTACATAATAGTGGAAGAATAAATGTTGTTTAGTCATGTCAAAATCATTGTTTGATAAAATTTGGGAAACACATATAGTAAAAAAATTTGAAAATGGAGTAGATGTTCTGTATATTGATAGACATTATATACATGAAGTGACTAGCCCTCAAGCTTTTTTAGAAATAGAAACAAGAGGGGTCCCTGTTTTTAGACCAGAAAAAATTATAGCGACGGCGGATCATAATGTTCCTACTATTAATCAACATTTACCCATTTCAGATCCTCTTTCTAAAAAACAAATAGATTTATTAATCAAAAATTGTAAAAAATTTGGAATAACGTTGTATGGATTAGGACATGAGAATCATGGAATTGTTCATGTTATTGGTCCAGAATTAGGTTTAACATTACCTGGAATGACCATAGTTTGTGGAGATAGTCATACTTCTACTCATGGAGCTTTTGGAAGTATTTCTTTTGGAATTGGAACTAGTCAAGTAGCCATGGTTATGGCTAGTCAATGTTTATTAGTATCTAAACCGAAACAGATGAGAATTCAATTAAAAGGAAAATCTTTAAAAAAAGGGGTGACTCCAAAAGATGTTATTTTATACATGATATCCAAGCTTGGTGTAGATATAGGGACTGGACATTTTATAGAATATACGGGACCTATCATTAAAAATATGAGTATGGAAGGTCGAATGACTATTTGTAATATGAGTATTGAAATGGGAGCAAAAGGGGGATTAATAGCTCCAGATGAAATAACTTTTGATTATCTTAAAAATCATACTTATTTAAAAAAAAATAATCATAAAAAACATCTAGAGCATTGGACCACATTAAAAACAGATGATCACGCAGTTTTTGATAAAGAATATGTCCTAGATGCTGAAGAGATTGAACCTATGATTACCTATGGGACCAACCCTGGAATGGGAATGAAAATTTCTGATCGTATCCCGAAATCAACTGAATCTCAACAAAAAAAATCTTTGTATTATATGGGATTCAAATCCGGAGAATTCCTAATTGGAAAACCCATTAATTATATTTTTATAGGAAGTTGTACAAATTCTAGAATAGAAGACCTCCGATTAGTGGCTTCTGTAGTAAAAGGAAAGAAAAAAGCTGATCATGTAACAGTTATGGTAGTTCCTGGATCGCAAAGAGTTATTCAACAGGCTAAAAAGGAAGGATTAGATCAAATTTTTAAAAATGCTGGGTTTGAATTTCGTCAACCAGGATGTTCTGCTTGTTTAGGAATGAATGAGGATAAAATTCCTTCTGGAGAATATTGTGTTTCTACATCTAATAGAAATTTTGAAGGAAGACAAGGGCCAGGAGTTCGTACTCTATTAGTAAGTCCTTTGACTGCTTCTATCATAGCAATTGAAGGAAAAATTGTAGACATTAAAAAATATAATCTATGAAAAAATTTACTGTAATAATAAGTAAAGCTATTCCCTTACCTGTAGAGGATATAGATACAGATCAAATTATCCCCGCTCGTTTTTTGAAAGAAACTAAACGCGAGGAATATGGAAAAAATCTTTTTAGAGACTGGCGGTATTCTAATGATGGATCTTTGAAAAAAGATTTTATTTTAAATAATCCACTTTTTTCTGGAAAAATCCTTTTATCAGGAAGGAATTTTGGTTGTGGTTCTAGTCGTGAACATGCTGCTTGGGCTCTTTTTGATTATGGGTTTCAAGTAGTTATCTCTAGTTTTTTTGCTGATATTTTTAAGGAGAATGCATTAAATAATGGATTACTTACTGTAGAAATATCCGAAAAATTTTTGAAAAATTTATTTGATCTAGTTAATAAAAAACCGGATACTAATATTAAAGTTGATTTAATAGAACAGCTTATTACAATAATGGAAACAGGAATTTCTGAAAAATTTTCTATCCATCCATATAAAAAAAATTGTTTTATAAATGGTTATGACGATATAGATTTTTTGGTTTCCATTAAAAAAGACATAGAGAATTTTAGAAAAAAAAGAAATCCCATTAAAATATGAAAAAGAATATTGTTGTAATCGAAGGAGATGGGGTAGGACCAGAGGTAATAAAACAAGCCATAAAAGCTTTGAATTCAATTGGGAATAGATTTCACCATGAGTTTTCTTATCAAAAGGTTTTAGCAGGATCTAAAGCCATAGAAACGTTTGGAGGTCCTATGCCAAAAGAAACTATAGATAGTTGTTTAAAATCAGATGCTGTTTTATTCGGATCTATAGGAGATCCAAAATACGATTCTTATCCAAGAGGGATGAGACCTGAAGACGGATTATTAAAACTTAGAAAAGAAATGGACTTATATTGTAACATTCGTCCTATAGTTACTTATCCAGAAATTAATAAATCCCCTATAAAAGAAAGAAAATTAGAAGGAGTTAATTTTGTTATATATCGAGAATTAACAGGAGGAATTTACTTTGGAAAAAAAGGTCGTTCTAAAAATGGAAAAGAAGCATATGATTATTGTGTGTATTCAGAAAAAGAAATTGAACGTATTGGAGAAATGTCTTTTAAAGCAGCACGTTCTCGTAATAGAAAAATGACTTTGGTAGATAAAGCTAATGTTCTAGAGACATCTAGGTTATGGCGTGAAGTTATTCAAAAAATGTCTTTAGATTATTCTGATGTGGATTTAGAATTCTTATATATAGATAATGCAGCTATGCAAATTCTTATTAATCCTAGAAAATTTGATGTAATTTTAACGGATAATATGTTTGGAGATATTCTATCAGATGAAGCCAGTATATTAACTAGTTCTTTAGGATTACTTCCATCTGCTTCTATTGGGAATAAAAAATCTTTGTTTGAACCTATACATGGATCTTATCCTCAAGCAAAAGGAAAAAATATCGCAAATCCATTAGGTTGTATACTTTCCGTATCTATGATGCTAGAATATTTTGAAATGCCTAAAGAAAAAAATCTTTTAGAAGAAGCTGTGAAAAGCTCTATCCAAGAAAAAATATGCACTCCAGATATTATTCTAGATGATAGAAATTCTTCTTCTACTGAAGAAGTGGGAGATTATATAGAAAAATACATTAAAAATCATTAATCTTTTTTTCTTCTATTGGAATTTTTGGATCCAAAATTTCGTAAATTCTATTCATCAAATATGGTAAAAATTCTTTTATATAATTTTCATATGTAATTTGATGAAAAAAATTTATAGGAATGGTTTGTATAGAATTTTTTTTATTTTTTTCAGGTGAAACAAGAGTTATAACTGGAGGATTTTTTTTATGACTATGAAATGATTTAAACCATAAATACATGTAAATAAGTAATTGCATAATATTTCCATAATGAGGATCTTGAAAGATTTTTTCTCTTTTATTTAAAGAAATATGGATTTTATTTATTTTTGATATTCCTATTTTATAATCAAGAATCCGTGTAGTTCCGTCACATTCATCTATACGATCTATGATTCCGTATAAATTAACTTTTTTATTAGATCCAATATCTAATAGAGTTGACACTTTGCATTCTAATTCTTTGATAAAAATTTTATGTCCTTTATGAAAGTTTTTTTCCTCCCAAGAAATAAAATTTTTTATGTAATTATTTACTATTGAATTAATTAAAATATTTCTTTCTTCTGTATTTTTTTTGTTTTCTGATATTATCTTTTTTATAATAGATTCATAATTTTTTTTCATTGTATCAATTCCATCTATAGTAATAAAATTTCCCTTAATAGGATGATATAATACTTCCAAGATTTTGTGTATAATTTTTCCTATTCTTTGTTTAAGAGATATTTTTTCTATGTTTAATCCAAGTACTTTTTTGTAGTAAAAAAGAAGAGGATTATAATTGTACAAATGGATGGAGGAAGGAGATAAACCATGAGTAGCTAGTTCATACAAACGTTGTATCATGGATTTTGTTTTTTTTATTACAATAGGAGAGATGGGGGAGATTTTAGTACTTAGAATAAGCGGATGATTTTTTCTCTCTTTTATGGAAAAGTTTGAAATCATTTCTATTTGATGAATGAAACGGCTTTTTTCTCCAGAATTTAGCTCATCAGGTTTATTTTTATATATCAAATAAATATTTTTTGAATTTTCCAAAAGGTTTCTAAAATGATGAGAATAAAAATTCTCATTTTTTTGAGAACTAGATAAATTAAATCTATTACGAATATCATTTGGTATCATTGTTTTATAAAAAAAATCTTCTTTATTGGGAGGGATAATTCCTTCATTAACGGAAGTCATAATTGTGGTTTCAAAACTTTCAAAATAAGAACCTAAAAATCCTATTAAATGGATTCCTTTTGAATTTTTATGTATATAAGAAATTTTTTCTGTTTTTATAAATTGTTGATAAATATTAAATAAATCTTTTATTCCAAAAAAAGAACATTCTGTTTTTCTGATTACAATTTTTATTCTTTGCATATAATTTTCTAATTCCGATAGAAATTTTAATTCTAACAGATGTTTTTTTGTATTTATGAAAAATAAATTTTTTAATTTTCTAATAAAACTCATAATACCAAGAAAAGCTTTCTTAGCATTATGAGTTGGGATTTGAAAAATGATATTTAGATTATTTTTGAATAAATATTTGTTTATATTTTCTTCTGAAATAAGATTGGAATTTTCTATCTCTAATTTCTCTATAAGAGAAAGATCTTTTTTAAGGAATAATTTTTGGATGTATCCATCTAACAAAACTCTTAGTATATCTTTTTTATAAAAATTTTTTAATTTTTCTTTTTTTAATAATAGCTGAAAAATTGAATCTAAAGTATAATGAATCGGAAGATTTTTTAGGGGATAATCTATGGATATAGATGGATAGATTCCTGAAATTTTTTTTATAGAATGTAATAAAGGAAAAGTTAAATAGGAATCTCCTAAGACAAGAACAATTTTAGATAGTTCTTGTCTGTTTTTAACAAGTTTATCAACTAATTCTTCTACTATTTTCACTTGTTCTATTTCGTTAGAAACGCTGATGATTTTTAGATTATTTAATTGATTATTAATCAGTATTGGTTCATCCTGGAGATTGATATAAAAATCATCAGATTTTTTGATCTGTATATCGCATATACTATGTAATTGAATAGACTCTTGATTTATTTGAATAATTTTTTTTATAAAAAGTTTTTCATATTCAGGAAGTAGATTGAATTTGTAAATCAATAAGATTATTTTTATATCCGTTTTTTTGGAAAAAAATTTTTTTAGACGAGAAATAGCTATTCGGAATAGGAACCCCTTATAACCTATTCCTTTTTTCAATAGTTTCTCCTGAAAAAGGTTGTAATATTTATAAATTTCCTCCCAAAATAGGTAATTTTTTTTTTCTTCTATATCCACTTTTTCCAAAGGATTGATATGCCATTTTTTCATTTTCTCGGTGGAAATAATGTAAGAAAAAAAACACTCAATATTTATCAGATGAATATCTAAATCTTGAAAATCATTTATAATATTAGGAGCCCAATTCAAAAAATCGTTCAAGTTTTTCGATAAAACACTATTTTCCTTTCTCAAGAAGAAAAAAAAATAAAAAAGAATCTGATTTACAGAGCATGGAGATAAACCGGATATTTTCTCAAGAAGTTTATCCATTGTATAAGTTTCAGGAAAATAACTAAAATCCGTATAGTACTTTTTTCTAATATATTCTATAATAAAGTTATCCGATGAAACTAATAGAAATTTTTTTTTCATACTTTTTCTTGAAACAACAAATGTTGAA
Protein-coding sequences here:
- the era gene encoding GTPase Era, coding for MCKEKLIHKSGFVNIIGFPNVGKSTLMNSLVGEDLSIITHKPQTTRHRILGILDKYNAQIIFSDTPGFMIKTAFFMQKIMMKYIERSLEDADIVLFTTEIGKFFISDKYFPILNSLKNIKNNKPFLILINKIDKIGIECDEKILYETINYWHRIFPHSEILPISALKNINQDLLMDKILGLLSEHPPYYPKGFLSDRSKRFFVNEIIREKIFLLYKKEIPYSVEIFTETFKENEMFLHIFSSIYVEKNSQKGILIGKKGNYINKLGALSIKGIEKFFKKKVWLKLNVKICKNWRSDYKILKKFGY
- the tyrS gene encoding tyrosine--tRNA ligase, which gives rise to MKNIIDELSWRGLIQNKVPGVEKQLKKRTTIYIGFDPTSDSLHLGSLLPVIILIHFQKLGHKSIALIGGATGLIGDPSEKKDQRIFLSLETLQKNTESIKKQLSKLLDFYSEKTELLNNFSWIKNISLLDFLRNVGKHFPINYMMSKDSVKKRIDNNKNNGMSFTEFSYSLIQGYDFLYLNKEKDCLLQIGGSDQWGNITTGIELIRKITGKKAYGITFPLVTKSDGIKFGKSEKGENIWLDRKRTTPYKFYQFWMNVSDKEIEKFIKIYTFFSKEKIESFILKHRKNPEKRFLQKRVAEEITQWVHGKKAYEEVVKISHVLFGKKYINELLLSLDEKIFFSIYENIPHMKLPYKEFEKGVFLLDILKKSSLFASKSEANRALNLNSISINKKLIKKNILIHKENLIGKKYILFQFGKKTFLL
- a CDS encoding 2-isopropylmalate synthase, translated to MEKKRIQIFDTTLRDGEQVPGCKLNTKEKVRIAKQLEALGVDVIEAGFPTSSPGDYKSVQEICKSISKPIICALSRAIEKDIEIAGNALKDAKMARIHTGIGTSDCHIRYKFNSTPEKIIEKAKLSVQYAKKFVEDVEFYAEDAGRTNNEFLAKVCETVIKYGATVINIPDTTGYCLPEEYGRKIRFLKENVKGIHKIILSTHCHNDLGLATANSLSGIMNGAQQVECTINGIGERAGNTSLEEIVMIIRQNSHLNLFTNIKTKLISETSYLVSECTGMKVQANKAIVGVNAFSHSSGIHQDGIIKKRETYEIINPEDVGIDQSSIILTARSGRAALAYRYKKLGYSLNKNSLDLVYSIFLSYADRKKEIADKELKIILEKANIKKKRMLHNSGRINVV
- the leuC gene encoding 3-isopropylmalate dehydratase large subunit, which produces MSKSLFDKIWETHIVKKFENGVDVLYIDRHYIHEVTSPQAFLEIETRGVPVFRPEKIIATADHNVPTINQHLPISDPLSKKQIDLLIKNCKKFGITLYGLGHENHGIVHVIGPELGLTLPGMTIVCGDSHTSTHGAFGSISFGIGTSQVAMVMASQCLLVSKPKQMRIQLKGKSLKKGVTPKDVILYMISKLGVDIGTGHFIEYTGPIIKNMSMEGRMTICNMSIEMGAKGGLIAPDEITFDYLKNHTYLKKNNHKKHLEHWTTLKTDDHAVFDKEYVLDAEEIEPMITYGTNPGMGMKISDRIPKSTESQQKKSLYYMGFKSGEFLIGKPINYIFIGSCTNSRIEDLRLVASVVKGKKKADHVTVMVVPGSQRVIQQAKKEGLDQIFKNAGFEFRQPGCSACLGMNEDKIPSGEYCVSTSNRNFEGRQGPGVRTLLVSPLTASIIAIEGKIVDIKKYNL
- the leuD gene encoding 3-isopropylmalate dehydratase small subunit codes for the protein MKKFTVIISKAIPLPVEDIDTDQIIPARFLKETKREEYGKNLFRDWRYSNDGSLKKDFILNNPLFSGKILLSGRNFGCGSSREHAAWALFDYGFQVVISSFFADIFKENALNNGLLTVEISEKFLKNLFDLVNKKPDTNIKVDLIEQLITIMETGISEKFSIHPYKKNCFINGYDDIDFLVSIKKDIENFRKKRNPIKI
- the leuB gene encoding 3-isopropylmalate dehydrogenase — protein: MKKNIVVIEGDGVGPEVIKQAIKALNSIGNRFHHEFSYQKVLAGSKAIETFGGPMPKETIDSCLKSDAVLFGSIGDPKYDSYPRGMRPEDGLLKLRKEMDLYCNIRPIVTYPEINKSPIKERKLEGVNFVIYRELTGGIYFGKKGRSKNGKEAYDYCVYSEKEIERIGEMSFKAARSRNRKMTLVDKANVLETSRLWREVIQKMSLDYSDVDLEFLYIDNAAMQILINPRKFDVILTDNMFGDILSDEASILTSSLGLLPSASIGNKKSLFEPIHGSYPQAKGKNIANPLGCILSVSMMLEYFEMPKEKNLLEEAVKSSIQEKICTPDIILDDRNSSSTEEVGDYIEKYIKNH
- a CDS encoding PD-(D/E)XK nuclease family protein, with translation MKKKFLLVSSDNFIIEYIRKKYYTDFSYFPETYTMDKLLEKISGLSPCSVNQILFYFFFFLRKENSVLSKNLNDFLNWAPNIINDFQDLDIHLINIECFFSYIISTEKMKKWHINPLEKVDIEEKKNYLFWEEIYKYYNLFQEKLLKKGIGYKGFLFRIAISRLKKFFSKKTDIKIILLIYKFNLLPEYEKLFIKKIIQINQESIQLHSICDIQIKKSDDFYINLQDEPILINNQLNNLKIISVSNEIEQVKIVEELVDKLVKNRQELSKIVLVLGDSYLTFPLLHSIKKISGIYPSISIDYPLKNLPIHYTLDSIFQLLLKKEKLKNFYKKDILRVLLDGYIQKLFLKKDLSLIEKLEIENSNLISEENINKYLFKNNLNIIFQIPTHNAKKAFLGIMSFIRKLKNLFFINTKKHLLELKFLSELENYMQRIKIVIRKTECSFFGIKDLFNIYQQFIKTEKISYIHKNSKGIHLIGFLGSYFESFETTIMTSVNEGIIPPNKEDFFYKTMIPNDIRNRFNLSSSQKNENFYSHHFRNLLENSKNIYLIYKNKPDELNSGEKSRFIHQIEMISNFSIKERKNHPLILSTKISPISPIVIKKTKSMIQRLYELATHGLSPSSIHLYNYNPLLFYYKKVLGLNIEKISLKQRIGKIIHKILEVLYHPIKGNFITIDGIDTMKKNYESIIKKIISENKKNTEERNILINSIVNNYIKNFISWEEKNFHKGHKIFIKELECKVSTLLDIGSNKKVNLYGIIDRIDECDGTTRILDYKIGISKINKIHISLNKREKIFQDPHYGNIMQLLIYMYLWFKSFHSHKKNPPVITLVSPEKNKKNSIQTIPINFFHQITYENYIKEFLPYLMNRIYEILDPKIPIEEKKINDF